The following coding sequences are from one Streptomyces sp. V3I7 window:
- a CDS encoding ABC transporter ATP-binding protein: MSTTPATTNDRSAVRALLRLWPYVRPVRVRLATAAFVAVVASCTGLVIPLVLKWMVDGPVAGRDPGGVWLGALYLLLLGVVEALLFGLRRWLVARPLSHVEAEMRADLYRHLQRLPVAFHDRWASGQLLSRGTTDLMLLRMFLAFPLTFLLVNGVTILVGVIVMLVQDWTLGLVILGPAVPVMWLCSVFERRYSDVARLAQDQVGDLTTVVEESVLGIRIIKGFGRHRSQARAFRELSRTLRGTELRKARLLAAIWGVIVTLPEVAIGAALVVGVVQVADGELSAGTLVAFLSTALALRWPVDSIGFLLAMSQEAATATDRYFEVLDAEPERQEAAQLQPGTGDRGLRFEGVTFRYPDAAPGTPPTLDLIDLHIRPGESMALVGATGSGKTTLTALVPRLHEVTSGRITLDGEDITAMPREELRAKVAVAFEEPTLFSASVGENVLMGAADGAGRPELERALAVAQAEFAHALPQGTDTQVGEQGLSLSGGQRQRLALARAVVGRPRFLVLDDPLSALDVHTEAAVEAALRRVLTDTTALIVAHRPSTVLLADRVALLSGGRITAVGTHHELLRVNAEYAHLMSGEQEDDQR; encoded by the coding sequence ATGTCGACGACACCTGCAACCACCAACGACCGGTCCGCCGTTCGAGCGCTGCTGCGCCTGTGGCCGTACGTCCGTCCCGTGCGGGTGCGGCTGGCGACGGCCGCGTTCGTCGCGGTGGTGGCCTCCTGTACCGGGCTGGTGATCCCGCTCGTCCTGAAGTGGATGGTGGACGGGCCGGTGGCCGGCCGGGATCCCGGGGGTGTGTGGCTCGGGGCGTTGTACCTGCTGCTGCTCGGGGTCGTCGAGGCGCTGCTGTTCGGGCTGCGGCGGTGGCTGGTGGCACGGCCGCTGTCGCATGTCGAGGCGGAGATGCGGGCCGACCTGTACCGGCATCTGCAGCGGCTGCCGGTGGCCTTCCACGACCGGTGGGCGTCGGGGCAGTTGCTCTCCCGGGGCACGACCGATCTGATGCTGCTGCGCATGTTCCTCGCCTTCCCGTTGACGTTCCTGCTGGTCAACGGGGTGACCATCCTCGTCGGCGTCATCGTCATGCTGGTGCAGGATTGGACGCTGGGACTCGTCATCCTCGGGCCGGCCGTGCCGGTGATGTGGCTGTGCTCCGTCTTCGAGCGGCGGTACTCCGACGTGGCGCGGCTCGCGCAGGACCAGGTCGGGGACCTGACGACGGTCGTCGAGGAGAGCGTCCTCGGGATCAGGATCATCAAGGGGTTCGGGCGGCACCGCAGCCAGGCGCGGGCCTTCCGTGAGCTGTCGCGGACGCTGCGCGGGACGGAGCTGCGCAAGGCGCGGCTGCTGGCGGCGATCTGGGGCGTCATCGTCACGCTGCCGGAGGTGGCCATCGGGGCGGCGCTGGTGGTGGGCGTCGTCCAGGTGGCGGACGGGGAGCTGTCCGCGGGCACGCTGGTCGCCTTCCTGAGCACGGCGCTCGCGCTGCGCTGGCCGGTGGACTCCATCGGGTTCCTGCTGGCGATGAGCCAGGAGGCGGCGACCGCGACGGACCGGTACTTCGAGGTGCTGGACGCCGAACCGGAGCGGCAGGAAGCCGCGCAGCTCCAACCCGGCACCGGTGACCGGGGGTTGCGCTTCGAGGGAGTCACCTTCCGATACCCCGACGCCGCACCCGGCACCCCGCCCACCCTCGACCTCATCGACCTCCACATCCGCCCCGGCGAGTCCATGGCCCTCGTCGGCGCCACCGGAAGCGGGAAGACGACGCTCACGGCGCTCGTCCCGCGGCTGCACGAGGTCACCTCCGGGCGGATCACCCTGGACGGCGAGGACATCACCGCCATGCCCCGCGAGGAGCTGCGCGCCAAGGTCGCCGTGGCCTTCGAGGAACCCACCCTGTTCTCCGCCTCCGTCGGCGAGAACGTGCTCATGGGCGCCGCGGACGGCGCCGGACGGCCGGAGCTGGAGCGGGCGCTCGCCGTCGCGCAGGCCGAGTTCGCGCACGCGCTGCCGCAGGGGACGGACACGCAGGTGGGTGAGCAGGGGCTGAGTCTGTCCGGCGGGCAGCGGCAGCGGCTGGCGCTCGCGCGGGCCGTCGTCGGCCGGCCCCGGTTCCTGGTGCTGGACGATCCCCTGTCCGCCCTCGACGTCCACACCGAGGCGGCGGTGGAGGCCGCGCTGCGCCGGGTCCTCACGGACACCACCGCGCTCATCGTCGCCCACCGCCCCTCGACGGTGCTGCTCGCCGACCGGGTCGCCCTGCTGTCCGGCGGCCGGATCACCGCCGTCGGCACCCATCACGAACTGCTGCGCGTCAACGCCGAGTACGCCCATCTGATGTCCGGAGAGCAGGAGGACGACCAGAGATGA
- a CDS encoding PIN domain-containing protein, translating into MTVLVADTSGLYAFYDADEPAHDACRKAVARASHLVITPLVLAELDYLISTRIDAASAQAALGHIRDRVAERRYAVPEVEPHLSTALVTMRRYPQIGLTDTMNAVMAAEYHTDALLTLDHRHFRKVRPLTGHTAFALWPDDLDAG; encoded by the coding sequence ATGACTGTGCTCGTTGCCGACACGTCGGGGCTCTACGCCTTCTACGACGCTGACGAACCCGCCCACGACGCATGCCGTAAGGCCGTCGCGCGCGCCTCCCACCTCGTGATCACGCCGCTCGTCCTGGCTGAACTCGACTACCTGATCTCCACCCGTATCGACGCGGCCTCCGCTCAGGCGGCGCTGGGGCACATCAGGGACCGGGTGGCCGAGCGACGGTACGCCGTACCCGAGGTCGAGCCGCACCTGTCCACGGCCCTGGTCACCATGCGGCGCTACCCGCAGATCGGACTGACCGACACGATGAACGCCGTGATGGCCGCGGAGTACCACACGGACGCCCTGCTCACCCTGGACCACCGCCACTTCCGCAAGGTGCGACCCCTCACCGGCCACACGGCCTTCGCCCTGTGGCCGGACGATCTGGACGCCGGGTAG
- a CDS encoding type II toxin-antitoxin system Phd/YefM family antitoxin: MEITAREFNQNASKILAAAERGELITVIKNGRPVATLSPAGSKTVAPYPTDPMGEDESAPILRSSNRRGVRPVDWQAGRGSYLEGFGA, translated from the coding sequence ATGGAGATCACCGCGCGAGAGTTCAATCAGAACGCCTCGAAGATCCTTGCGGCCGCAGAACGCGGCGAGCTGATCACCGTGATCAAGAACGGGCGCCCGGTGGCCACACTGTCGCCGGCCGGCAGCAAGACCGTGGCACCGTACCCGACCGACCCCATGGGTGAGGACGAGTCCGCTCCCATACTGCGCAGCAGCAATCGCAGGGGCGTACGGCCAGTTGACTGGCAGGCTGGGCGCGGCTCCTATCTGGAGGGCTTCGGCGCATGA
- the glgX gene encoding glycogen debranching protein GlgX produces MTSAAEQRAQERAAQGARRAAVVNGGRRPAPPAVPAWPGAPTPLGARFRVGPDGVAGTNFALWSAGSESVWLCLFDERGRESRVRLTELTHEIWHGFVPGVMPGQRYGYRVDGRWDPWTGARWNPAKLLLDPYARAVDGEFTLPAEVYGHARDWPEQHVADTVRDDRDSAPYVPKGVVVHDDVTDDEWTYDRRPKTPWADSVIYELHVRGFTKLHPDIPPELRGTYAGLAHPAAIEHLVRLGVTAVELLPVHQFAHEDHLLRRGLRNYWGYNSIGYFAPHAAYAASGTTGQQVGEFKRMVRALHAAGIEVILDVVYNHTAEAGELGPMLSLKGIDNRAYYRLQDDARRYADYTGCGNTLHVVRPHVLRLITDSLRYWVTEMGVDGFRFDLAAALARSMHDVDMLSPFLAVIAQDPVLRRVKLIAEPWDIGSGGYQVGAFPPLWTEWNDRYRDAVRDFWRGALPDVRDLGYRLSGSSDLYAWGGRRPYASVNFVTAHDGFTLRDLVSYETKHNEANGEGNRDGTHDNRSWNCGAEGETDDEAVRALRRRQLRNLLTTLLLSTGVPMLVAGDELGRTQGGNNNAYCQDNETSWLDWTLLEDPGWRALFDLTSRLIALRHAHPVLRRRAFFSGRAHSADGLRDLAWFTPRGEEMTEADWYAPSPTLGMYLSGRDIPGRDERGAPILDDSFLALLHAGHDPVPFTLPGPPWANRYEVVIDTSREEQGEGPGVMHEAGTAISVPGRAVLLLRVM; encoded by the coding sequence GTGACGAGCGCAGCCGAGCAGCGGGCTCAGGAGCGGGCCGCACAGGGCGCCCGCCGGGCCGCCGTGGTGAACGGCGGCCGTCGCCCGGCGCCACCCGCCGTGCCCGCCTGGCCGGGCGCGCCCACCCCGCTGGGGGCGCGTTTCCGGGTCGGCCCGGACGGGGTCGCGGGCACCAACTTCGCGCTGTGGTCGGCCGGTTCGGAGTCGGTCTGGCTGTGTCTCTTCGACGAGCGGGGCCGGGAGAGCCGGGTGCGGCTGACGGAGCTGACGCACGAGATCTGGCACGGCTTCGTGCCCGGGGTGATGCCCGGCCAGCGCTACGGCTACCGGGTGGACGGCCGCTGGGACCCGTGGACCGGCGCGCGCTGGAATCCGGCCAAGCTGCTGCTCGATCCGTACGCGCGTGCGGTGGACGGCGAGTTCACCCTTCCGGCGGAGGTGTACGGCCATGCCCGCGACTGGCCCGAGCAGCATGTCGCCGACACCGTACGCGACGACCGCGACTCGGCGCCGTACGTCCCGAAGGGCGTCGTCGTCCACGACGACGTGACCGACGACGAATGGACGTACGACCGCCGCCCCAAGACGCCGTGGGCGGACTCGGTGATCTACGAGCTGCACGTACGCGGCTTCACCAAACTCCACCCGGACATCCCGCCGGAGCTGCGCGGCACGTACGCGGGGCTGGCCCATCCGGCGGCGATCGAGCATCTGGTGAGGTTGGGCGTCACGGCGGTGGAACTGCTCCCCGTGCACCAGTTCGCCCACGAGGACCATTTGTTGCGCCGCGGCCTGCGCAACTACTGGGGCTACAACTCCATCGGCTACTTCGCCCCACACGCGGCGTACGCGGCCTCCGGTACGACGGGACAGCAGGTCGGCGAGTTCAAGCGCATGGTCCGCGCGCTGCACGCCGCCGGCATCGAGGTCATCCTCGACGTCGTCTACAACCACACGGCGGAAGCGGGCGAGTTGGGCCCGATGCTCTCCTTGAAGGGCATCGACAACCGCGCGTACTACCGCCTCCAGGACGACGCCCGCCGCTACGCCGACTACACGGGCTGCGGCAACACCCTGCACGTGGTCCGTCCCCACGTCCTGCGCCTCATCACGGACTCCCTGCGCTACTGGGTCACGGAGATGGGCGTGGACGGCTTCCGCTTCGACCTCGCGGCGGCGCTGGCCCGCTCCATGCACGACGTCGACATGCTCTCCCCGTTCCTGGCCGTGATCGCCCAGGACCCGGTGCTGCGCCGCGTGAAACTCATCGCGGAACCCTGGGACATCGGCTCGGGCGGCTACCAGGTAGGAGCCTTCCCCCCGCTCTGGACGGAGTGGAACGACCGCTACCGAGACGCCGTCCGCGACTTCTGGCGCGGCGCCCTGCCGGACGTACGCGACCTCGGCTACCGCCTCTCCGGCTCCAGCGACCTGTACGCCTGGGGCGGCCGCCGCCCGTACGCCTCGGTCAACTTCGTGACGGCACACGACGGTTTCACGCTACGGGACCTGGTGTCGTACGAGACCAAGCACAACGAGGCGAACGGCGAGGGCAACCGCGACGGCACGCATGACAACCGCTCCTGGAACTGCGGGGCGGAGGGCGAGACGGACGACGAGGCGGTACGGGCGCTGCGCCGGCGGCAGCTTCGGAACCTGCTGACGACGCTGTTGTTGTCGACCGGCGTCCCGATGCTGGTGGCGGGCGACGAACTGGGCCGCACTCAGGGTGGCAACAACAACGCCTACTGCCAGGACAACGAGACCAGCTGGCTGGACTGGACGCTGCTGGAAGACCCCGGCTGGCGGGCGCTGTTCGACCTCACGTCCCGCCTGATCGCCCTGCGCCACGCCCACCCGGTCCTACGCCGCCGCGCCTTCTTCTCCGGCCGCGCCCACTCGGCGGACGGCCTGCGCGACCTGGCCTGGTTCACGCCACGGGGCGAGGAGATGACGGAGGCCGACTGGTACGCACCGTCCCCGACCCTGGGCATGTACCTCTCGGGCCGTGACATACCCGGCCGGGACGAACGGGGCGCTCCGATCCTGGACGACAGCTTCCTGGCCCTGCTGCACGCGGGGCACGACCCGGTGCCCTTCACCCTGCCGGGACCGCCGTGGGCGAATCGCTACGAGGTCGTGATCGACACGTCGCGGGAGGAGCAGGGGGAGGGGCCGGGAGTGATGCACGAGGCGGGGACGGCGATTTCGGTACCCGGTCGGGCGGTTTTGTTGCTGAGAGTGATGTAG
- a CDS encoding Ig-like domain-containing protein: MRQGQRRARRAAAALAAVVTWAGLLAGAAGCTSDGAGIDRVFGKPSAPEDLIRVSPDDGSKGVRQAERLRVRVPEGRLESVSVVRSQDAQDTPVTGHIRDDGRVWEPDEGKLALAAKYTVDVVALDGHGRRSARHSTFTTYVPEERFIGYVTPENRSTVGTGMIVSLAFSRDIVNREAVERAVRVTAKPTVEVRPHWFGKNRLDFRPQRYWKPGTHVTVDIGLRDVEAAPGVFGLQRKTISFTVGRSQVSQVDVARHTMEVRRDGSLLATVPITAGAPKTTTYNGKMVVMDMLEMTRMNGQTVGFGGEYDIPDVPHAIKLTDSGTFLHGNYWAPTAPGNVNVSHGCVGLRDIKGGSSDTPAGWFYDRTLIGDVVEVVNSNDQTVSPGNGLGGWNMGWKEWKAGGAVK, encoded by the coding sequence GTGAGGCAAGGACAGAGGCGCGCTCGGCGCGCGGCGGCGGCGCTGGCCGCGGTGGTGACATGGGCAGGACTGCTGGCGGGTGCCGCCGGCTGCACCTCGGACGGGGCGGGCATCGACCGGGTGTTCGGCAAACCCTCGGCGCCCGAGGACCTCATCCGGGTCTCCCCGGACGACGGCAGCAAGGGCGTGCGCCAGGCCGAACGGCTGCGGGTGCGCGTGCCCGAGGGACGCCTGGAGTCGGTGAGCGTGGTCCGGTCGCAGGACGCCCAGGACACCCCGGTCACCGGGCACATCAGAGACGACGGCCGGGTCTGGGAGCCCGACGAGGGCAAGCTCGCGCTCGCCGCCAAGTACACGGTGGACGTGGTGGCGCTGGACGGCCACGGCCGCCGCTCGGCCCGGCACAGCACCTTCACGACGTACGTCCCCGAGGAGCGGTTCATCGGGTACGTCACCCCCGAGAACCGCTCCACCGTCGGCACCGGCATGATCGTGTCCCTGGCGTTCAGCCGGGACATCGTCAACCGCGAGGCCGTCGAACGCGCCGTCCGCGTCACGGCGAAGCCCACCGTCGAGGTGCGCCCGCACTGGTTCGGCAAGAACCGCCTCGACTTCCGCCCCCAGCGCTACTGGAAGCCCGGCACCCACGTCACGGTCGACATCGGGCTGCGCGACGTCGAGGCGGCGCCCGGCGTCTTCGGCCTCCAGCGCAAGACGATCTCCTTCACCGTCGGCCGCAGTCAGGTCTCGCAGGTGGACGTCGCCCGGCACACCATGGAGGTGCGCCGCGACGGCTCCCTGCTGGCCACCGTGCCGATCACGGCCGGCGCCCCCAAGACCACCACGTACAACGGCAAGATGGTGGTGATGGACATGCTGGAGATGACCCGCATGAACGGGCAGACGGTCGGCTTCGGCGGCGAGTACGACATCCCCGACGTCCCGCACGCCATCAAGCTCACCGACTCCGGCACCTTCCTGCACGGCAACTACTGGGCGCCCACCGCCCCGGGCAACGTCAACGTCAGTCACGGCTGCGTGGGTCTGCGGGACATCAAGGGCGGCAGCTCGGACACCCCCGCGGGCTGGTTCTACGACCGCACGCTCATCGGCGACGTCGTCGAGGTCGTCAACAGCAATGACCAAACGGTCTCTCCCGGCAACGGGCTCGGCGGGTGGAACATGGGGTGGAAGGAGTGGAAGGCGGGCGGCGCCGTCAAGTGA
- a CDS encoding Ig-like domain-containing protein produces the protein MNVRPISGSWAGMRGRGRRSAGALISGALLLAVTACGGGGAGAGGDGKGKDATAQQSKQSDAVVTIAPKDGAKSVDTNGALKVTVGKGKLTGVEVKDDNGEKVDGEITDGGTTWTPASHLAASTKYTVHADAKDSAGRSAAEDSSFTTLTPKNTFIGNFTPEDGSTVGVGMPFSLRFTRGITHPEDVEKAVKIKTEPAVDVEGHWFGNDRLDFRPEKYWEAGTKVTVTLNLDGVEGRPGVYGKQAKTVKFTIGRNQVSIVDAKKHTMKVTQDGKVIRTIPVTTGKPGYETWNGEMVMREKLTVTRMNGETVGYGGEYDIKDVPHAIRLTDSGTFIHGNYWGGGAFGNFNASHGCVGLRDVRGGYSRSVPAAWFFNHSMVGDVVVVKHSHDRTVDPGNGLNGWNMSWEKWKA, from the coding sequence TTGAACGTGCGGCCGATATCGGGGTCGTGGGCCGGCATGCGGGGGCGGGGGCGCAGGAGTGCGGGGGCGCTGATATCCGGCGCCCTCCTTCTCGCCGTCACCGCGTGCGGCGGGGGAGGGGCCGGCGCCGGGGGCGACGGGAAGGGCAAGGACGCCACCGCGCAGCAGAGCAAGCAGTCGGACGCCGTCGTCACCATCGCGCCCAAGGACGGCGCCAAGTCGGTCGACACCAACGGCGCACTCAAGGTCACGGTCGGCAAGGGGAAGCTGACCGGCGTCGAGGTCAAGGACGACAACGGCGAGAAGGTCGACGGCGAGATCACCGACGGGGGGACCACCTGGACGCCCGCGTCCCATCTGGCCGCGTCCACCAAGTACACCGTGCACGCCGACGCCAAGGACTCCGCGGGCCGGTCGGCGGCCGAGGACTCCAGCTTCACCACCCTGACGCCGAAGAACACCTTCATCGGCAACTTCACCCCCGAGGACGGTTCCACCGTCGGCGTCGGCATGCCGTTCTCCCTCCGCTTCACCCGGGGCATCACGCACCCGGAGGACGTCGAGAAGGCGGTGAAGATCAAGACCGAGCCGGCCGTCGACGTCGAGGGCCACTGGTTCGGCAACGACCGCCTGGACTTCCGCCCCGAGAAGTACTGGGAGGCGGGCACGAAGGTCACGGTCACCCTGAACCTCGACGGAGTCGAGGGCCGCCCGGGGGTCTACGGCAAGCAGGCCAAGACCGTGAAGTTCACCATCGGCCGCAACCAGGTCTCGATCGTGGACGCCAAGAAGCACACCATGAAGGTCACCCAGGACGGCAAGGTCATCAGGACCATCCCGGTCACCACCGGCAAGCCCGGTTACGAGACCTGGAACGGCGAGATGGTCATGCGCGAGAAGCTCACCGTGACCCGCATGAACGGCGAGACGGTCGGCTACGGCGGCGAGTACGACATCAAGGACGTCCCGCACGCCATCCGCCTGACCGACTCCGGCACCTTCATCCACGGCAACTACTGGGGCGGCGGGGCGTTCGGCAACTTCAACGCCAGCCACGGCTGCGTGGGCCTGCGCGACGTGCGCGGCGGCTACAGCAGGTCCGTCCCGGCGGCCTGGTTCTTCAACCACTCGATGGTCGGCGACGTGGTGGTCGTCAAGCACTCCCACGACCGCACCGTGGACCCGGGCAACGGCCTCAACGGCTGGAACATGTCCTGGGAGAAGTGGAAGGCGTGA
- a CDS encoding enoyl-CoA hydratase/isomerase family protein, translating to MTVHLEVAEGVGTLRLDRPPMNALDIATQDRLKELAEEATRRDDVRAVVVYGGEKVFAAGADIKEMQAMDHAAMVLRARGLQDAFTAVARIPKPVVAAVTGYALGGGCELALCADYRIAADNAKLGQPEILLGLIPGAGGTQRLPRLVGPSKAKDLIFTGRMVKADEALSIGLVDRVVPAGEVYAEAHAWAAKLAQGPAIALRAAKESIDTGLETDIDTGLAVERNWFAGLFATEDRERGMRSFVEEGPGKAKFL from the coding sequence ATGACCGTACATCTCGAAGTAGCCGAGGGCGTCGGCACGCTGCGCCTGGACCGCCCGCCGATGAACGCGCTGGACATCGCCACGCAGGACCGGCTCAAGGAGCTCGCCGAGGAGGCCACGCGCCGCGACGACGTGCGCGCCGTGGTGGTCTACGGGGGCGAGAAGGTGTTCGCGGCCGGCGCGGACATCAAGGAGATGCAGGCCATGGACCACGCCGCGATGGTCCTGCGCGCCCGCGGCCTGCAGGACGCCTTCACCGCCGTGGCCCGCATCCCCAAGCCGGTCGTCGCCGCCGTCACCGGCTACGCGCTGGGCGGGGGCTGCGAGTTGGCGCTGTGCGCCGACTACCGCATCGCCGCCGACAACGCCAAGCTCGGCCAGCCGGAGATCCTGCTCGGCCTGATCCCGGGCGCCGGCGGCACCCAGCGGCTGCCTCGGCTGGTCGGCCCGTCCAAGGCCAAGGACCTCATCTTCACCGGCCGGATGGTGAAGGCCGACGAGGCGCTCTCCATCGGCCTGGTGGACCGCGTCGTCCCGGCCGGCGAGGTGTACGCCGAGGCGCACGCCTGGGCCGCGAAGCTCGCCCAGGGGCCGGCGATCGCCCTGCGCGCGGCCAAGGAGTCGATCGACACGGGCCTGGAGACGGACATCGACACCGGGCTCGCCGTCGAACGCAACTGGTTCGCGGGGCTGTTCGCCACCGAGGACCGGGAGCGCGGCATGCGCAGCTTCGTCGAGGAAGGGCCCGGCAAGGCCAAGTTCCTCTGA
- a CDS encoding ATP-binding protein — MAGLEGIEQPRGLGRATAARWSPAVEDERALKAFELCGNPTEAEVPLPSRPESAATARRLAQVVVLRQWRLSPKLTEDTVLLVSELVGNAVRHTGARVFGLRMRRRPGWIRVEVRDPSRGLPCLMPVQETDISGRGLFLVDKLSDRWGVDLLPRGKTTWFEMRVTDR; from the coding sequence ATGGCGGGGCTGGAGGGCATCGAACAGCCACGGGGACTCGGCCGTGCGACCGCGGCGCGCTGGTCTCCCGCGGTGGAGGACGAACGGGCGCTCAAGGCGTTCGAGTTGTGCGGCAATCCGACGGAGGCGGAAGTTCCGTTACCGTCCCGCCCCGAGTCCGCCGCCACCGCCCGCCGCCTCGCCCAGGTCGTCGTCCTGCGCCAGTGGCGGCTCAGCCCCAAGCTCACCGAGGACACCGTCCTCCTCGTCTCCGAGCTCGTCGGCAACGCCGTACGGCACACCGGAGCCCGCGTCTTCGGCCTCCGCATGCGCCGCCGCCCCGGCTGGATCCGCGTCGAGGTCCGCGACCCCTCCCGGGGGCTGCCCTGTCTGATGCCGGTTCAGGAGACGGACATCAGCGGGCGCGGACTGTTCCTGGTGGACAAGCTCTCCGACCGCTGGGGCGTCGACCTGCTGCCGAGAGGCAAGACGACCTGGTTCGAGATGCGGGTCACCGACCGCTAG